A region of Haloplanus sp. XH21 DNA encodes the following proteins:
- a CDS encoding PAS domain S-box protein, with product MSHHDRRRYLSAAAVSTLGLCTLAIPLWDMWDDVSDLSWSLVTTLIENSPMLLLSIGLMGAGYWLVICDADTEYVTTVAKWNVGVVAVVGLLYAWVILLQLWAMHSLKPWVLALDGVLFSGVVALGVGIYNAEGEQYQLELERREEIHRSLTEDVLDTSDVAMFVVNDDGRVAWANRAVDTYFGIDPTTIRGRDVDALIADDIAATLDDPETFETHVTSLYGTDDTDRLECRVPPTDGGPDTAQWLEHRSQSIETGRYEGGRIEYFTNITEQKQAQERLAARERTLREMYDVISAESTPLEEKVGAVIDICRDLLGVDYGAFARIDPDDDAYHVEAIQTDDADIGAGDTIPYSETWCRRMIAEGETIQFETGSAGPDDEFERYVGTPIQEDDSLYGALCFLAREDATFSDWQLTMVELIGDWIGYELQRTSLQEELRRRVADREAKLASFVDAVDEYAIFRVDDTHRITSWNRGAEAITGYERAEILDERLDVFVDTESESPTQLFERAAEQGQVTYQGWWERRDGRTFWADVTISAQTIGDGDTEFVVIVRDTTDEREYERTIETERERLEFLNRVLRHNLLNSLNVVRGRIALVDDNEPDDIAFDDHVNTARSRVEGMIDHIERMRTFTDAIIDDEDHELRPMALDDVIESKTEMLAETHDSATIQTVLPDDGPSVLADPLLGAVIENVVANALIHNDSDAPRVDISVSDATVEVAADESGAILGRADDSQPSAHAEVISHPAITVHVADNGPGIPDDEKSAVLEKGISRLSEPGNGFGLFLVKEMMDTYLGDIDIRDNDPSGTVVDLTFLTATTEDGDDASIRVLAR from the coding sequence TTGAGTCACCACGACCGGCGACGGTATCTCTCCGCGGCGGCCGTGTCCACGCTCGGCCTCTGTACGCTGGCCATCCCTCTCTGGGACATGTGGGACGACGTGAGTGACCTCTCCTGGAGCCTCGTCACCACCCTGATCGAGAACAGCCCCATGTTGCTCCTCTCGATCGGATTGATGGGTGCGGGGTACTGGCTCGTCATCTGTGACGCAGACACGGAGTACGTCACGACCGTCGCGAAGTGGAACGTCGGCGTCGTCGCCGTCGTGGGACTCCTCTATGCGTGGGTGATCCTCCTGCAACTCTGGGCGATGCACAGCCTCAAACCGTGGGTGCTGGCGCTGGACGGCGTGTTGTTCAGCGGCGTCGTCGCGCTCGGGGTTGGCATCTACAACGCCGAAGGAGAACAGTATCAGTTGGAGCTCGAACGCCGAGAGGAGATCCACCGCTCGCTCACCGAGGACGTCCTCGATACGTCCGACGTCGCGATGTTCGTCGTCAACGACGACGGGCGCGTCGCCTGGGCGAACCGCGCCGTCGACACGTATTTCGGCATCGATCCCACCACCATCCGCGGCCGCGATGTCGACGCTCTGATCGCGGACGACATCGCCGCGACGCTCGACGACCCGGAGACGTTCGAGACTCACGTCACGTCGCTCTACGGCACCGACGACACCGACCGTCTGGAGTGTCGCGTGCCGCCCACCGACGGCGGCCCCGACACGGCGCAGTGGCTCGAACACCGCTCTCAGTCCATCGAAACCGGCCGCTACGAGGGCGGACGCATCGAGTACTTCACCAACATCACCGAACAGAAGCAGGCCCAAGAGCGTCTCGCCGCGCGTGAACGGACGCTCCGGGAGATGTACGACGTCATCTCCGCGGAGTCGACGCCGCTCGAGGAGAAGGTCGGCGCCGTCATCGACATCTGTCGGGACTTGCTCGGCGTCGACTACGGCGCCTTCGCGCGGATCGACCCGGACGACGACGCGTACCACGTCGAGGCCATCCAGACGGACGACGCCGATATCGGCGCGGGCGACACCATTCCGTACTCCGAGACGTGGTGCCGGCGGATGATCGCCGAAGGCGAAACCATCCAGTTCGAGACCGGGTCCGCCGGGCCGGACGACGAGTTCGAGCGCTACGTCGGCACGCCGATACAGGAGGACGACAGTCTCTACGGCGCGCTCTGTTTCCTGGCTCGCGAGGACGCCACGTTCAGCGACTGGCAGTTGACGATGGTCGAACTGATCGGCGACTGGATCGGCTACGAACTCCAGCGCACCTCCCTGCAGGAAGAACTCAGACGACGGGTGGCAGACCGGGAGGCGAAACTCGCCTCGTTCGTCGACGCCGTCGACGAGTACGCCATCTTCCGGGTCGACGACACCCACCGGATCACCTCGTGGAACCGGGGCGCCGAGGCGATCACCGGCTACGAACGGGCGGAGATTCTCGACGAACGGCTCGACGTGTTCGTCGACACGGAGTCCGAGTCGCCGACGCAACTGTTCGAGCGCGCGGCCGAACAGGGGCAAGTCACGTACCAGGGGTGGTGGGAGCGCCGCGACGGCCGGACCTTCTGGGCGGACGTGACCATCTCGGCACAGACCATCGGCGACGGCGACACCGAGTTCGTCGTCATCGTCCGCGACACCACCGACGAACGGGAGTACGAACGCACCATCGAAACCGAGCGCGAGCGCCTCGAGTTCCTGAATCGCGTGCTCAGACACAACCTGCTGAACAGCCTCAACGTGGTCCGGGGACGCATCGCCCTCGTCGACGACAACGAGCCGGACGACATCGCCTTCGACGACCACGTCAACACCGCGCGAAGCCGCGTCGAGGGGATGATCGACCACATCGAGCGGATGCGGACCTTCACCGACGCCATCATCGACGACGAGGACCACGAACTCCGGCCGATGGCGCTCGACGACGTGATCGAGAGCAAGACCGAGATGCTCGCCGAAACCCACGACTCGGCGACGATTCAGACCGTCCTCCCCGACGACGGCCCGAGCGTGCTCGCCGATCCGTTGCTCGGTGCGGTGATCGAGAACGTCGTCGCGAACGCCCTGATCCACAACGACAGCGACGCCCCGCGGGTCGACATCTCCGTCAGCGACGCGACGGTCGAGGTCGCCGCCGACGAATCCGGGGCGATTCTGGGACGGGCAGACGACAGCCAACCATCGGCACACGCGGAGGTCATCAGCCACCCGGCGATCACCGTCCACGTCGCCGACAACGGCCCCGGCATCCCGGACGACGAGAAATCGGCCGTCCTGGAGAAAGGCATTTCCCGGCTGAGCGAACCCGGGAACGGCTTCGGGCTCTTCCTCGTCAAGGAGATGATGGACACCTACCTCGGCGACATCGACATCCGAGACAACGATCCGTCGGGCACCGTCGTCGACCTGACCTTCCTCACGGCCACGACGGAGGACGGAGACGACGCGTCGATCCGGGTGCTGGCCCGGTGA
- a CDS encoding response regulator transcription factor, with product MTDTVTVLIVEDETDLADTYAIWLEQEEYEVWTAYSGDEALSKLEPAIDVILLDRRMPNIPGDVVLKKAREREGAYQISMLTAVEPNADIFDLPFDEYLTKPVTRTEVLDAVERLVVRDSIEDDLNELFQLASKHSTLATQSNDDIERTQRKIQEEIQDQHETIQSKIQRLDDPEDYFSVIEEPPATYDSHDAP from the coding sequence ATGACGGACACCGTGACGGTGTTGATCGTCGAGGATGAGACGGACCTCGCCGATACGTACGCCATCTGGCTGGAACAGGAGGAGTACGAGGTCTGGACGGCCTACAGCGGCGACGAGGCCCTCAGCAAACTCGAGCCAGCCATCGACGTGATCCTCCTCGACCGGCGGATGCCGAACATCCCGGGCGATGTCGTCCTGAAGAAAGCCCGCGAACGGGAAGGGGCCTACCAGATATCCATGCTGACGGCGGTCGAACCCAACGCCGACATCTTCGACCTCCCCTTCGACGAGTACCTCACCAAACCCGTCACCCGGACGGAGGTGCTCGACGCGGTCGAGCGGCTGGTGGTCCGCGACTCGATCGAAGACGACCTCAACGAACTGTTCCAGTTGGCGTCGAAACACAGCACGCTCGCAACCCAGTCGAACGACGATATCGAACGGACACAGCGAAAGATCCAGGAGGAGATTCAGGACCAGCACGAGACGATCCAGTCGAAGATCCAGCGGCTCGACGACCCCGAGGACTACTTCTCGGTGATCGAAGAGCCGCCGGCGACTTACGACAGCCACGACGCCCCCTGA
- a CDS encoding bacterio-opsin activator domain-containing protein has translation MNNKPQVGGDVETRTGQPSVLIVDDDEDVADTYALWLRDDHDVHIAYSGEEALETIDDDIDIVLLDRRMPNMPGDEVLERIREQDVDCQVSMLTAVKPEQTILDLPFDEYLVKPVTKSELSGVVEELQLREQMGEDTQEYLALQSTAETIEGHENDGSIESSDVERLKEEIEAAGTDQTVQEEAAELEQLKTLNELIRSVNQTVVDVSTEVELSREICDRFVENTPYDLAIVGEYVETYDEFLPNAVSGRSDADIDPVTCPEGGAIREAIDTEDIRVVDLDAASDRPIDRLQAALGTDWTPQTAVVIPINYRQTIRGAMVAWSSEPMPLSDRYRSTLHDVGTTLGNAIDSIQTRQLVDTDTVVELELQITARSDVFVDLSAEYDCRIDLDGIHLSSDGGITCYLTVAGRSASEVTPRLVESDGVDDCRVIDDRGADCLLECTLHDASIALTLSETSGSITKFFVDGGEGYVRLEFAPDVNLRSVLKAIQDEFDDVDLVSKRNTDRSYQSVEGFRGSLAEKLTERQDTVISAAFNAGYFDWPRDSTAEEVAEGLGLAPPTFHEHLREAERKLVEVYLEETE, from the coding sequence ATGAACAACAAACCACAGGTCGGGGGTGACGTCGAAACCAGGACCGGACAACCGTCCGTGCTGATCGTCGACGACGACGAAGACGTCGCGGACACGTACGCGCTCTGGTTACGAGACGACCACGACGTACACATCGCGTACAGTGGGGAGGAGGCGCTTGAAACGATCGATGACGACATCGACATCGTCCTGCTCGACCGGCGGATGCCGAACATGCCGGGCGACGAAGTACTCGAACGAATTCGCGAGCAGGATGTCGACTGCCAGGTGTCGATGCTGACGGCAGTCAAGCCCGAGCAGACGATCCTCGACCTCCCCTTCGACGAGTATCTGGTGAAGCCGGTCACCAAGTCCGAACTCAGCGGCGTCGTCGAGGAGCTCCAGCTCCGCGAGCAGATGGGCGAGGACACTCAGGAGTATCTCGCCTTGCAGTCCACGGCCGAGACCATCGAGGGCCACGAGAACGACGGCTCGATCGAATCGAGCGACGTCGAGCGACTCAAAGAGGAGATCGAGGCCGCCGGCACCGACCAGACGGTCCAGGAAGAGGCGGCGGAACTGGAACAGCTCAAGACGCTCAACGAGTTGATCCGCTCGGTCAACCAGACCGTCGTCGATGTCAGCACTGAAGTGGAACTCAGCCGCGAAATCTGCGATCGGTTCGTCGAGAACACGCCGTACGACCTGGCCATCGTCGGGGAGTACGTCGAAACATATGACGAGTTCCTCCCGAACGCGGTCAGCGGCCGATCCGACGCCGACATCGACCCGGTGACGTGTCCCGAGGGCGGCGCGATACGGGAGGCCATCGACACCGAGGACATCCGTGTCGTGGACCTGGACGCAGCGTCCGACCGACCGATCGATCGGTTACAGGCGGCCCTCGGCACCGACTGGACGCCCCAGACCGCCGTCGTGATCCCCATCAACTACCGCCAGACGATCCGGGGTGCGATGGTGGCCTGGTCGAGCGAGCCCATGCCGCTGAGCGACCGCTACCGGTCGACCCTCCACGATGTCGGCACCACGCTCGGCAACGCCATCGACTCGATCCAGACGCGACAGCTGGTCGACACCGACACCGTCGTCGAACTGGAACTCCAGATCACCGCCCGATCCGACGTGTTCGTCGACCTGTCGGCCGAGTACGACTGCCGCATCGACCTCGACGGCATCCACCTGAGTTCCGACGGGGGCATCACCTGCTATCTCACCGTGGCCGGCCGGTCGGCCAGCGAAGTGACGCCACGCCTCGTCGAGTCGGACGGCGTCGACGATTGTCGCGTCATCGACGACCGGGGCGCGGACTGCCTCCTCGAATGCACCCTCCACGACGCCTCCATCGCGCTGACGCTCTCGGAAACCAGCGGGAGTATCACGAAGTTCTTCGTCGACGGCGGCGAGGGGTACGTCCGCCTCGAGTTCGCCCCCGACGTCAACCTCCGGAGCGTGCTGAAAGCGATCCAGGACGAGTTCGACGACGTCGACCTCGTGAGCAAGCGCAACACCGACCGATCGTATCAGTCCGTCGAGGGGTTCCGCGGTTCGCTCGCGGAGAAGCTCACCGAACGCCAGGACACGGTCATCAGCGCCGCGTTCAACGCGGGCTATTTCGACTGGCCCCGTGACAGTACCGCCGAAGAGGTGGCCGAGGGACTGGGCCTGGCGCCGCCGACGTTCCACGAACACCTCCGGGAAGCCGAGCGGAAACTGGTCGAAGTCTACTTGGAGGAGACGGAGTAG
- a CDS encoding DUF7563 family protein: MVKCQNCESFVTERYARVFTPRDTEKPRVCPHCPDKIRDGGDVREAHANRR; encoded by the coding sequence ATGGTGAAGTGCCAGAACTGTGAGTCGTTCGTCACGGAACGCTACGCGCGCGTGTTCACGCCGCGAGACACCGAGAAACCGCGAGTCTGTCCCCACTGTCCGGACAAGATTCGCGACGGCGGGGACGTGCGCGAAGCCCACGCCAACAGGCGCTAA
- a CDS encoding carbamate kinase has translation MAERTVLALGGHCLLEGEDADHASQPATIRRTVRRLGPLQSADRTVVWTHGNGPQVGNRLLEQAAADTPAHPLDVLVAETQGHLGYLLARVLDSQWNETALPVTTQAVVDADDPAFESPSKPVGPRYTAAEAERKPFETAPVEGGNAHRRVVPSPRPQRIVEADAIESLVDRGQSVICGGGGGVPIVETDDGLEGREAVIDKDHTSALLGRRLDARELVFLTDVPYAYLDYGTDEQRPIEDADPATLREYLDRGEFGTGSMRPKVDACARFVAEGGERAIITTPESVDAALAGDAGTQIR, from the coding sequence GTGGCCGAGCGGACCGTCCTCGCCCTCGGCGGCCACTGTTTGCTCGAGGGTGAGGACGCGGATCACGCGTCACAACCGGCGACGATCCGACGGACGGTCCGCCGGCTCGGCCCCCTCCAGTCGGCCGACCGGACCGTCGTCTGGACGCACGGCAACGGCCCCCAGGTCGGAAACCGACTGCTCGAACAGGCGGCCGCCGACACGCCCGCCCATCCCCTCGACGTTCTCGTCGCGGAGACGCAGGGTCACCTCGGCTATCTGCTGGCGCGCGTCCTCGACTCGCAGTGGAACGAGACGGCGCTTCCGGTCACGACCCAGGCCGTCGTCGACGCCGACGACCCCGCCTTCGAGTCGCCGTCGAAACCGGTGGGTCCGCGCTACACCGCCGCGGAAGCCGAGCGCAAACCCTTCGAGACGGCGCCCGTCGAGGGTGGCAACGCGCACCGGCGCGTCGTCCCCTCGCCACGACCGCAACGGATCGTCGAGGCCGACGCCATCGAATCCCTCGTCGACCGCGGCCAGTCCGTGATCTGTGGCGGCGGGGGCGGTGTGCCCATCGTCGAAACCGACGACGGCCTCGAGGGCCGGGAGGCCGTCATCGACAAGGACCACACCAGCGCGCTTCTGGGCCGACGCCTCGACGCCCGCGAACTCGTCTTTCTGACCGATGTTCCGTACGCGTATCTCGACTACGGCACCGACGAGCAGCGACCCATCGAGGACGCCGATCCGGCGACGCTCCGGGAGTATCTGGACCGCGGCGAGTTCGGAACCGGATCGATGCGGCCGAAAGTCGACGCCTGTGCCCGGTTCGTGGCGGAAGGCGGCGAGCGCGCGATCATCACGACGCCCGAATCGGTCGACGCGGCGCTCGCGGGCGACGCGGGCACGCAGATTCGCTAG